One window from the genome of Echinicola vietnamensis DSM 17526 encodes:
- the proB gene encoding glutamate 5-kinase — protein MDNNEGPKRIVIKVGTNVMTNRDNRIVNTVLRKMVDQIAILYERGIMSVLVSSGSVIAGKEVLGSKVGIKDKIIRRQVFSAVGQPRMMRHYYNIFQDYGMRCAQVLATKRDFDPGKHRENMINCYEGLLSEGIIPIANEDDAVSLSMSTFTDNDELASLVAELTKADMLILLTDTDGLYNGHPDDENTERIAHVGTDEKVEHFIQESTKGEAEGRGGMKSKLNVAKEAARKNIPTYIANGNVDNMILDIVDGKEVGTKVSDD, from the coding sequence ATGGATAATAACGAAGGACCAAAAAGGATCGTCATAAAGGTAGGAACCAATGTGATGACCAACAGGGATAACCGTATCGTCAATACTGTCTTAAGGAAAATGGTCGATCAAATCGCCATCCTTTATGAACGCGGCATCATGTCTGTCCTGGTCTCTTCTGGTTCCGTCATCGCTGGTAAGGAAGTCCTCGGCAGCAAAGTAGGCATCAAAGATAAAATCATCCGAAGACAAGTCTTCTCTGCCGTGGGTCAGCCTCGAATGATGAGGCATTATTACAATATCTTTCAAGATTACGGTATGCGGTGTGCGCAGGTCTTGGCCACCAAAAGGGACTTTGATCCCGGAAAACACCGTGAAAACATGATCAATTGCTACGAAGGACTCCTTTCTGAAGGAATCATTCCGATCGCAAATGAAGATGATGCCGTTTCGCTCTCCATGTCCACCTTTACGGACAATGATGAATTGGCCAGTTTGGTGGCTGAATTGACCAAAGCGGACATGCTTATCCTGCTGACCGATACAGATGGACTCTATAACGGTCATCCTGATGACGAAAACACCGAAAGGATCGCCCATGTGGGTACGGATGAAAAAGTAGAACACTTCATTCAGGAATCTACGAAAGGTGAAGCAGAAGGTAGAGGCGGCATGAAATCTAAGCTCAATGTAGCCAAAGAGGCCGCCAGAAAAAATATCCCCACTTATATCGCCAATGGTAATGTCGACAATATGATTCTCGACATCGTCGATGGCAAAGAGGTGGGCACCAAGGTTTCGGACGATTAA
- the proC gene encoding pyrroline-5-carboxylate reductase — MKVLVIGGGNMGLTYAEAIANSKFLKDKDLMILDNSKEKTEELRKRSHFAVFEKLEDCVPAADVIFIAVKPYHANALMETMKDLTSEGQIFISLMAGVTIAAIQEGLNRKKVVRAMPNLPAQVGKGLTSFTASDEVSRLELSTIENLLDTTGRSVRLDTENDIDASTGISGSGPAYIFYFMQSMLEAALKMGFSKHDSRVLVEQTFAGAVELFSSSDLDPEAWMNRVASKGGTTRAALDSMDDNNVKEMIKEAAYAAFNRAVELGKEYQNG, encoded by the coding sequence ATGAAAGTTCTTGTAATCGGTGGTGGAAACATGGGATTAACCTACGCTGAAGCTATCGCAAACTCAAAATTTTTAAAAGATAAGGATCTTATGATCCTTGACAACTCTAAAGAAAAAACAGAAGAGCTGAGAAAAAGAAGTCACTTTGCTGTGTTTGAAAAGCTTGAGGACTGCGTTCCAGCAGCGGATGTGATTTTTATTGCTGTAAAACCGTATCATGCAAATGCATTGATGGAAACCATGAAGGATTTGACCTCCGAAGGGCAGATCTTCATTTCCTTGATGGCTGGGGTGACCATAGCAGCTATTCAAGAAGGACTTAATAGGAAAAAGGTGGTTAGGGCAATGCCAAACCTCCCAGCCCAAGTAGGCAAAGGATTGACTTCCTTTACAGCATCAGATGAGGTTTCAAGATTGGAATTGTCCACCATAGAAAACCTGCTGGATACTACCGGACGTTCTGTTAGACTCGATACCGAAAATGATATTGATGCTTCCACGGGTATTTCTGGAAGTGGACCAGCCTATATCTTCTATTTCATGCAATCCATGTTGGAAGCGGCTCTAAAAATGGGCTTCTCCAAGCACGACTCCAGGGTCTTGGTAGAGCAAACCTTTGCCGGGGCAGTAGAATTGTTTAGTTCTTCCGATCTGGATCCAGAAGCATGGATGAACCGAGTAGCTTCCAAAGGTGGAACCACCAGAGCAGCATTGGACTCCATGGATGACAATAATGTCAAGGAGATGATCAAAGAAGCTGCTTACGCTGCATTTAACAGAGCTGTTGAACTTGGAAAAGAATACCAAAATGGATAA
- a CDS encoding autotransporter protein, with translation MGLLCLFPFFTQAQDLLVTSEGDSISCKITSIENGTVHFTLDRNGQTVQTLMPPQKVSTFEEGFYTKKNQKPALSVPRQRPWRLGISSGYGRRLSKTHESLAGTSYARGLKNGYHITLEGQYFFPSETGIGLVYSSFHAKSESQSLMDDITISFLGPTLYAKMPSGNNNSFLLGGSFGYLSYKDQAYSHSNGDFTLKGATLGAMLDATYDIGLSENLALGLGLSVTSGVIEKITIEKGRNKQTIDLDAGNEEGLLRIDLKVGLSFYP, from the coding sequence ATGGGATTATTATGCTTATTTCCCTTTTTCACACAGGCCCAAGACCTATTGGTCACCAGTGAGGGGGATTCCATTTCTTGTAAAATCACTTCAATAGAAAATGGCACTGTTCATTTTACCCTAGATAGAAATGGTCAAACCGTCCAGACATTGATGCCACCCCAAAAGGTTTCTACCTTCGAGGAGGGATTCTATACTAAAAAAAATCAGAAGCCAGCCCTATCCGTCCCACGACAAAGGCCCTGGCGATTAGGCATTAGTAGTGGATACGGCAGGAGGTTATCCAAAACGCATGAATCATTGGCAGGAACCAGCTATGCAAGAGGCTTGAAAAACGGATATCATATCACATTGGAAGGGCAATACTTTTTTCCTTCTGAGACAGGCATAGGGCTGGTCTATAGCAGCTTTCACGCCAAAAGTGAAAGCCAGAGCCTTATGGATGACATTACCATTTCCTTTTTGGGACCGACCTTATATGCAAAAATGCCAAGCGGAAACAATAACTCCTTTTTGCTAGGAGGTTCATTTGGATACCTGAGCTATAAAGACCAGGCCTATTCTCATTCAAATGGCGATTTCACATTAAAGGGAGCCACTTTAGGTGCTATGTTGGATGCTACTTATGACATTGGGCTATCCGAAAACTTAGCACTCGGACTGGGATTATCGGTCACCTCAGGTGTGATCGAAAAAATTACGATAGAAAAAGGGAGAAACAAACAGACCATTGATTTGGATGCAGGTAATGAAGAAGGCCTTTTAAGGATTGACTTAAAGGTGGGGCTAAGTTTTTATCCTTAA
- a CDS encoding patatin-like phospholipase family protein, whose translation MLFPFVLFAQQHGESPRPKIGLVLSGGGAKGIAHVGVIKAMEEAGLRPDYIVGTSMGAVIGGLYAIGYNADELESIVLKADWDLIVSNRVSFNTIAFEEKEYYNRYVFELPVIKGKIAVPAGLIEGQKLTETLHYYTWPSIQYQDFDAFPIPFRCVTTDLKTGKGIVIESGYLADALRSSIAIPSAFTPFELDSTLVVDGGVVNNFPVDVAQDMGADIIIGVNVGEEDFLDPKELDSFSSILMQIAMASSYRKLSTNISGCDIYIKPDLKDYNTASFSSFKEILQLGHQAGEENFPVFKQLADSLDSHRKSAGIGLGVQPVRISNISITGNRLFSDELIRSKLGISPKDTVTREDVQSGVDRVFGVNGFRKVDYNLKPDGAGEYELFLKAKEKHNTILRGAFHYDNLFSAGILLNLTVRDLLGKPSRTVGILDVSQNPKFRLDHYKYLGSNKKFALNLRYNYLFQQIPEYEDGVRQDLFLNRETHIGANILTTHSLKQSFWFGGFYERSRAQSSFNISIPSEIRGAYYTYMGVRFMHTRNSLNDRNYPTKGAETIFEGLFRAYSDYRIKLRPGVDTLTLGQGGETVKIPKEVLDETLEGITPSGFVSLYFNYVKYFPINDHFQVSPTIAMGLTLSGQGDDYSYSEFTLGGYQRVDFNDTPIWGLNYAELTAENFGKLGVNFQWLPTKKLYLRMGTNLLGHGYHSPLGDGDGVDFDEFFEDRLIWGYGIDLTLDSFLGPITGGLSSNAKDGVIRPYLSIGFSFNYSDR comes from the coding sequence TTGTTATTTCCTTTTGTCCTGTTTGCCCAACAGCACGGGGAGAGTCCTCGGCCAAAGATTGGCTTGGTGCTCAGCGGAGGAGGTGCCAAGGGAATTGCCCATGTTGGTGTGATCAAGGCCATGGAAGAGGCAGGACTGCGGCCGGATTATATTGTGGGCACCAGCATGGGGGCAGTCATCGGTGGTCTTTATGCGATAGGGTATAATGCAGATGAGTTGGAGTCGATCGTGCTTAAGGCTGATTGGGACCTGATTGTTTCCAATAGGGTGAGCTTTAATACCATCGCTTTTGAAGAAAAAGAATATTATAACCGGTATGTGTTTGAGCTTCCGGTCATCAAGGGTAAAATTGCGGTACCTGCTGGCCTCATAGAGGGACAGAAGCTGACAGAAACCTTGCACTATTATACCTGGCCGTCTATTCAGTATCAAGATTTTGATGCGTTTCCCATTCCTTTTCGCTGCGTGACCACAGACCTAAAGACCGGTAAGGGAATCGTCATTGAGTCTGGTTATTTGGCAGATGCGTTGCGATCAAGCATTGCTATCCCTTCTGCTTTTACTCCTTTCGAATTGGACAGTACCCTTGTGGTGGATGGGGGGGTGGTCAATAATTTTCCGGTAGATGTGGCCCAAGACATGGGAGCAGATATTATCATTGGCGTCAATGTGGGCGAGGAGGATTTTTTGGATCCCAAAGAACTGGACTCCTTTTCCAGCATCCTTATGCAAATTGCCATGGCCAGCTCCTACCGGAAATTATCTACGAATATTTCCGGTTGTGATATCTACATCAAACCAGACTTAAAAGATTACAATACGGCTAGTTTTAGCAGTTTTAAAGAAATCCTTCAGTTGGGGCATCAAGCGGGGGAAGAAAATTTCCCTGTTTTTAAACAGCTGGCTGACAGCTTGGATTCGCACCGAAAGAGTGCTGGGATAGGCCTTGGGGTCCAGCCGGTGCGGATCAGTAACATTTCCATAACGGGTAATCGGCTTTTTTCAGATGAGCTCATCCGGTCAAAATTAGGCATAAGCCCAAAGGATACCGTTACGCGTGAAGATGTGCAGTCCGGGGTAGATCGGGTTTTTGGGGTAAATGGCTTCCGAAAGGTGGATTATAACCTTAAGCCTGATGGGGCCGGGGAGTATGAGCTGTTTCTAAAGGCCAAAGAAAAACACAATACCATTTTGCGCGGAGCATTTCACTATGATAATTTATTTTCTGCAGGGATATTGCTTAACCTTACCGTTCGTGATCTTTTAGGAAAACCTTCAAGAACGGTGGGGATATTGGATGTTTCCCAAAATCCGAAGTTTAGGCTGGACCATTATAAGTACCTTGGAAGTAACAAAAAGTTTGCTCTAAACCTCCGTTACAATTACCTCTTTCAGCAGATTCCGGAGTACGAGGATGGCGTCAGGCAAGATCTCTTTCTAAACCGTGAAACCCATATAGGAGCGAATATCCTGACGACGCATTCGCTGAAACAAAGTTTTTGGTTTGGGGGCTTTTATGAACGGTCCAGGGCGCAGTCAAGCTTTAATATCTCCATTCCCTCTGAAATCCGTGGCGCCTACTATACCTACATGGGGGTGAGGTTTATGCATACTCGAAATTCACTCAATGACAGGAATTATCCTACCAAAGGAGCGGAAACGATTTTCGAGGGGTTGTTTCGGGCGTATAGCGATTACCGGATAAAACTACGTCCAGGTGTGGATACCTTGACCCTAGGGCAGGGTGGTGAGACGGTCAAAATCCCGAAGGAGGTTTTGGATGAGACACTGGAAGGCATTACTCCGAGTGGTTTTGTATCGTTGTATTTTAATTATGTCAAATATTTTCCCATAAACGATCACTTTCAGGTAAGCCCTACGATAGCCATGGGCCTTACTTTGTCCGGCCAAGGAGATGATTATAGTTATAGTGAATTCACCCTTGGTGGGTACCAGCGGGTAGATTTTAACGATACTCCGATATGGGGGCTGAATTATGCGGAATTGACTGCGGAAAATTTCGGGAAACTAGGCGTCAATTTCCAATGGCTTCCAACCAAGAAACTGTATTTAAGAATGGGGACTAACCTCCTTGGACACGGCTACCATTCTCCCTTGGGAGACGGGGATGGTGTCGATTTTGATGAATTTTTCGAGGATAGATTGATTTGGGGATACGGTATTGATTTAACGCTGGATTCTTTCCTGGGGCCGATCACCGGAGGGCTTTCTTCCAATGCTAAAGACGGTGTGATCCGGCCATACCTTTCCATTGGGTTTTCATTTAACTATTCCGACCGGTAG
- a CDS encoding site-2 protease family protein: protein MYTKKEYLKHTLFFILTFICTTLAGGEWLFGRSVISSEKPLTWNYFLQSMTFSIPFIGILLIHELGHLFTSIKHNVKASLPFFIPFWFGFIGAPSIGTMGAVIKMKTFVNSRRKFFDIGVAGPIAGFLVALGVLFYGFTHLPEADFIYEIHPEYLDPDYSPDQEGVLNIELGQNLLFYAMEKTLADPDKMPNMMEVIHFPYLFAGYLALFFTALNLLPIGQLDGGHIIFGLFPKYHKPISHVFYIAFIFFAGLGVVNPYMDSSYLLIALPLYVGFIYICFQKSIFKAQTKLALAVTIVALQYTLLFFFPHLEGYEGWLLYAFILGRVLGLEHPPVRDTAKLSTGRKILGWLAILIFILCFTPKPFMIS, encoded by the coding sequence ATGTACACTAAAAAAGAGTACTTAAAACATACATTATTTTTCATCCTAACCTTCATTTGTACGACATTGGCAGGAGGAGAATGGCTCTTCGGAAGAAGTGTGATATCCAGTGAAAAACCGCTGACATGGAATTACTTTCTTCAGTCCATGACATTCTCTATTCCCTTTATTGGGATTTTGCTCATCCATGAACTAGGACACCTGTTTACCTCCATCAAGCATAATGTCAAAGCCTCATTACCATTCTTCATCCCTTTCTGGTTTGGCTTTATCGGCGCGCCATCCATCGGCACCATGGGTGCTGTTATTAAAATGAAAACTTTCGTCAATAGCAGGCGGAAGTTTTTCGACATTGGTGTGGCTGGCCCTATTGCAGGCTTTTTGGTAGCACTAGGGGTTTTATTTTATGGCTTTACCCACCTTCCCGAAGCTGACTTCATTTACGAAATCCACCCGGAATACCTGGATCCAGATTACTCCCCAGACCAAGAAGGGGTGTTGAATATTGAACTTGGCCAAAACCTCCTCTTCTATGCCATGGAAAAAACGCTGGCTGATCCTGACAAAATGCCCAATATGATGGAAGTCATCCACTTCCCTTATCTATTTGCTGGCTATCTCGCCTTGTTCTTTACCGCCCTAAACCTCCTTCCCATAGGACAGTTGGATGGAGGACACATTATATTCGGCCTGTTCCCAAAATATCACAAACCGATCTCCCATGTTTTTTATATTGCCTTTATATTCTTTGCGGGATTGGGAGTGGTAAATCCTTACATGGACTCCAGCTACTTGCTCATCGCATTGCCACTATACGTGGGATTTATCTATATCTGCTTTCAAAAATCCATATTCAAGGCCCAAACAAAACTCGCCCTTGCCGTTACCATCGTTGCTTTACAGTATACCTTGCTCTTCTTCTTTCCCCATCTGGAAGGATACGAAGGATGGCTATTGTACGCTTTTATTTTGGGCAGAGTCTTGGGACTTGAGCATCCACCGGTCCGAGATACCGCCAAACTGAGTACCGGCCGAAAAATCCTAGGCTGGCTGGCGATCCTTATTTTCATCCTTTGCTTCACGCCTAAACCATTTATGATTTCCTGA
- a CDS encoding HAD family hydrolase, with the protein MKIDKNIDFFVFDLVGVIIDLDIPFTVNQLGKLLESNGNHQSIDFMAHPVHHAFEKGEISDVVFRNEIRKTFNQQWSDQEIDQIWNGMLKNIPLQKIKLLKDLRKTHPVYMLSNTNSIHFKRVEEILLADTGETSFSGLFDHLFLSHEMGCRKPDTVIYEKVLEKIGMPAEKGVFFDDTAPNLIGAEKVGLRTVHINHPNALMDYFSDVH; encoded by the coding sequence ATGAAAATAGATAAAAACATCGATTTTTTTGTATTTGACCTTGTAGGTGTCATCATTGACTTGGACATTCCCTTTACCGTCAACCAATTAGGAAAGTTACTGGAAAGCAATGGTAACCATCAGTCTATAGACTTCATGGCACACCCAGTGCACCACGCTTTTGAGAAGGGAGAGATTAGCGATGTTGTCTTTAGGAATGAAATCAGAAAAACGTTTAACCAACAATGGTCTGATCAGGAAATCGATCAAATTTGGAATGGAATGCTGAAAAACATCCCGCTACAAAAAATCAAGCTCCTAAAAGACCTCCGAAAGACACATCCGGTGTACATGCTCTCCAATACCAATAGTATCCACTTCAAAAGGGTGGAGGAAATTTTGCTGGCAGACACGGGAGAAACAAGCTTCTCTGGACTATTCGACCACCTTTTTTTAAGCCATGAAATGGGCTGCCGAAAACCGGACACAGTCATTTATGAAAAAGTGCTGGAAAAAATAGGGATGCCAGCCGAAAAAGGTGTATTTTTCGATGATACGGCTCCCAACTTAATTGGAGCCGAAAAAGTGGGGCTGCGCACAGTCCATATCAATCACCCAAATGCATTAATGGATTATTTCTCGGATGTACACTAA
- a CDS encoding helix-turn-helix domain-containing protein — MDLKFEDLPQAVTHLIEQNKLILEAIQGTELTNQTDSQVLTLNKICELLELKKQTIYSYVSKGQIPYYKKAGKLYFIKDEIMEWVTSKPTASKLRGVRYHQNGRLKDRSFKKI; from the coding sequence ATGGATCTAAAATTCGAAGACCTACCTCAAGCCGTTACCCACCTTATAGAACAAAACAAGCTTATTTTAGAGGCTATACAAGGTACAGAATTGACGAATCAGACCGATAGTCAGGTTCTTACACTAAACAAAATCTGTGAGCTTCTAGAGCTTAAAAAACAGACCATCTATAGTTATGTTTCCAAAGGTCAAATTCCTTATTATAAGAAGGCCGGAAAACTCTATTTTATCAAAGATGAAATCATGGAGTGGGTTACTTCCAAACCAACAGCATCCAAGTTAAGAGGAGTGAGGTATCACCAAAATGGTCGCCTCAAGGACAGGAGTTTTAAGAAAATTTAA
- a CDS encoding PIN-like domain-containing protein encodes MKVIPEIVDHDKRQSIVSRILLTGDGNDLVFLDTNILIWIYRLNTESFKELKIFLGNLISNKRLVIPNWVIHEYNSLLNNYSEHVFYPFKKRLRSLEKEISYLEEMGLLIADNEFSKRNGFTNKHNFMSEIKSETESLRQKINLLTHKNNYKNEKRRSFIEKLVENAQSNCNISELVKNLEYNEFRYNHRIPPGFEDESKTENKFGDLMIWREVIENCKLRESKNAIFITLDSKKDWVFSPNRVIRHGKEINNNTNGCHYFILPWLTKEFKEETHGDFVEIMNINSVVDILYSPDHHPIEFERFKNLAKTVALELKNSETNRIIEWFLVNGDKLNFLINGICKWDFSPGEVDVDELRQWCVKNIKIEIDWKKVEWNNVFMQLFI; translated from the coding sequence ATGAAAGTAATTCCTGAAATCGTAGATCATGATAAGCGCCAATCAATTGTTTCTAGAATACTTCTAACGGGAGATGGAAATGATCTTGTCTTTTTAGATACAAACATTTTAATCTGGATTTATCGATTAAACACAGAATCATTTAAAGAACTTAAAATATTTTTAGGTAACCTAATATCTAACAAAAGGTTAGTTATTCCAAATTGGGTAATTCATGAATATAATTCATTGTTGAACAATTATTCTGAACATGTATTTTACCCATTTAAGAAGAGGTTACGATCCCTTGAAAAAGAGATTTCTTATCTTGAAGAGATGGGGCTTTTAATAGCAGATAATGAATTTTCAAAAAGGAATGGATTTACTAATAAGCATAATTTCATGTCCGAAATAAAATCCGAAACTGAATCTTTAAGACAAAAGATCAACCTTTTGACACATAAGAACAACTATAAGAATGAAAAAAGAAGAAGCTTTATAGAGAAATTAGTGGAAAATGCTCAAAGTAACTGCAACATTTCAGAATTAGTTAAAAACTTAGAATATAATGAGTTCAGATACAATCATAGAATACCACCTGGTTTTGAAGATGAATCAAAAACAGAAAATAAATTTGGAGATTTAATGATCTGGAGGGAAGTTATTGAAAACTGTAAGTTGCGTGAATCAAAAAATGCAATTTTTATCACTCTGGACAGTAAAAAAGATTGGGTTTTCTCTCCTAATAGAGTAATTAGGCATGGGAAGGAAATTAATAATAATACTAATGGTTGCCATTATTTTATTCTACCATGGCTTACTAAGGAGTTTAAAGAAGAAACACATGGTGATTTCGTTGAGATAATGAACATCAATTCGGTAGTAGACATACTTTATTCTCCTGATCACCACCCTATTGAATTTGAAAGGTTTAAAAATCTTGCTAAAACTGTTGCTTTAGAACTAAAAAATAGTGAAACGAACCGGATAATTGAGTGGTTTCTTGTTAATGGGGATAAATTAAATTTCCTGATTAATGGTATTTGTAAATGGGATTTTAGCCCTGGTGAGGTAGATGTTGATGAACTTAGACAATGGTGCGTGAAAAACATTAAAATTGAAATTGATTGGAAAAAAGTAGAATGGAATAATGTTTTTATGCAACTTTTCATCTAA